One part of the Microbulbifer sp. THAF38 genome encodes these proteins:
- a CDS encoding glycosyltransferase: MLNYFLKKQLKRHDLGNNMKLEALVRSHLLSQQAMMGNDPGVGNTKKDKIVVSLTSFDKRIHDVYLCIESLFQQSLKADAVVLWLSSMDFPDRKLPEMLQKQQKRGLEVFFVKEDFGPYNKYFYTFNQFPNSLIITVDDDVLYPPDMIDMLYQAYLRDPSNIYCHRAHRIEVDKKGNILPYEKWRTERDKWSGESNIEPCHRVFPTGVGGVLYHPNALHKDAFDSEKFLKLCPKADDIWLKAMSIRQGTRAARVPDFRPWRDRFLTIEGAKVQRLQSENLKGKYGNDYKIRRVFSEYKILDYL, from the coding sequence ATGCTTAATTATTTCTTAAAAAAACAACTAAAACGCCATGATCTTGGTAATAACATGAAGTTAGAGGCTCTGGTACGCTCTCACTTGCTCAGTCAACAGGCCATGATGGGGAATGATCCAGGGGTTGGCAACACAAAGAAAGATAAAATTGTTGTCTCCTTAACTTCCTTTGATAAGCGTATTCACGATGTCTATTTGTGTATAGAGAGTCTATTCCAGCAATCACTAAAGGCAGATGCAGTCGTATTATGGTTATCGTCGATGGACTTTCCAGATCGGAAGCTCCCAGAAATGCTACAGAAGCAACAAAAGCGAGGGTTGGAGGTTTTCTTTGTTAAGGAGGATTTTGGCCCATACAATAAGTACTTTTATACTTTTAATCAGTTTCCTAACAGTTTAATTATCACTGTGGATGATGATGTATTATATCCACCGGATATGATCGATATGCTTTATCAGGCCTACCTGCGCGATCCTTCCAATATTTACTGTCATCGCGCTCATCGTATTGAAGTGGATAAAAAAGGCAATATTCTTCCCTACGAAAAATGGCGTACTGAGAGGGATAAATGGAGTGGGGAATCTAATATCGAGCCTTGCCATCGGGTATTTCCCACAGGTGTTGGTGGAGTTCTTTATCATCCTAATGCTTTGCATAAGGATGCCTTTGATAGTGAGAAGTTTTTAAAGTTGTGCCCTAAGGCAGATGATATTTGGCTTAAAGCGATGAGTATTAGGCAGGGCACAAGAGCTGCGCGAGTACCGGACTTTCGTCCTTGGAGGGATAGATTTCTGACAATAGAAGGAGCTAAAGTTCAACGCTTACAAAGTGAAAATCTAAAGGGTAAGTATGGGAACGATTATAAAATCAGAAGAGTGTTTTCTGAATATAAGATTTTAGACTATTTGTGA
- a CDS encoding DUF1853 family protein: MSDRFPSPIVNNWSNLLWSLGSNDIASTASDSKNTVKLPRLPMVRQSQLHSYFSREEVKQQLLNKLETHLIDSDQHKPTSRLGVYFERLWSFAFQYHPDYQLLHQNLPLRIEGRTLGELDFVVQHLPTNRCEHWEIAVKFYLALPRRYWVGPGLKDRLDIKIKRMAEHQLPLIQQQAVQPLLNALGLHIEQQWTLMPGRLFSPLPIHSNPFFNKKLTHLQDKNWWADLETFKGLFQGSDTAGLRWFHLPKRAWLAPIESDEARGNSFKQLTVGLENSTVNKPLCFALVGEKGEISRGFIVPSNWLQRALEALPS, translated from the coding sequence ATGAGCGATAGATTTCCCTCCCCGATTGTAAATAACTGGTCCAACCTGCTCTGGTCACTGGGCAGTAACGATATCGCCAGTACTGCCAGTGATTCAAAAAACACCGTCAAACTGCCAAGGCTGCCTATGGTACGTCAGAGTCAACTGCACAGTTATTTTTCCCGCGAAGAAGTCAAACAACAGCTTCTCAATAAGCTTGAAACACACCTAATAGATAGCGACCAACATAAACCTACCAGCCGCCTCGGCGTTTACTTTGAGCGCCTCTGGTCATTTGCTTTTCAGTACCACCCCGATTACCAATTGCTACATCAGAACCTGCCTTTACGTATCGAGGGTAGAACCCTCGGTGAATTGGATTTTGTGGTCCAACATTTGCCCACCAACCGCTGTGAGCACTGGGAAATTGCAGTTAAGTTCTATCTCGCACTACCCCGCCGCTACTGGGTTGGCCCAGGTCTCAAGGACCGCTTGGATATCAAAATAAAGCGCATGGCGGAACATCAATTACCTCTTATTCAGCAGCAGGCGGTGCAACCTCTTTTAAACGCATTGGGGCTTCACATTGAGCAACAGTGGACACTGATGCCCGGCCGCCTCTTCAGCCCCCTGCCAATTCATAGCAATCCGTTTTTCAATAAGAAGCTGACCCACCTGCAAGACAAAAACTGGTGGGCAGATCTAGAAACTTTCAAGGGTCTTTTTCAAGGAAGTGACACAGCGGGTCTACGCTGGTTCCACCTCCCGAAGAGAGCGTGGCTAGCACCGATTGAATCGGATGAAGCTCGCGGTAACTCTTTTAAGCAGCTCACTGTAGGGTTGGAGAATTCAACTGTGAATAAGCCCCTATGCTTTGCGCTAGTGGGGGAGAAGGGTGAAATTAGCCGCGGTTTTATTGTCCCCAGTAACTGGTTGCAACGGGCACTGGAAGCCCTCCCTTCTTAG
- a CDS encoding OmpW family protein has protein sequence MMKIQGIVFRFLIFLFATSTINAKAQEDWRNIDWGEFMVRFGLSYITPNDAGTSLKYRVLQHWDLYNSTWEIDTAQTWQISGVWRPSDRWGIELMHINGASYDVVLDNFTGNPGNSQIKLGDFKTTSTLAFANWYFLDPSYIARPYLGAGINYTDYHTVSISRQFDEYLMDSDMSVAPGSFNMGHSWDWALQGGVDFNFDFRQFRYPLLINLAALYYLSDTDTTINFPTELGSDRLYAHFDYDPWIINIGIGTKF, from the coding sequence ATGATGAAAATCCAGGGAATAGTTTTCAGATTTTTAATATTTCTTTTTGCGACCAGTACAATTAACGCCAAAGCCCAGGAGGATTGGCGCAACATTGACTGGGGCGAATTTATGGTGCGCTTCGGTCTCAGCTATATTACGCCCAATGATGCTGGAACCTCCCTAAAATACCGGGTTTTACAACATTGGGATTTATACAATTCAACCTGGGAAATAGACACCGCCCAAACCTGGCAAATTTCCGGAGTATGGCGCCCTTCGGATCGCTGGGGAATCGAGTTGATGCATATTAACGGTGCCTCATACGATGTAGTCCTAGATAACTTTACCGGCAACCCAGGCAACAGCCAGATTAAATTGGGTGATTTTAAGACTACAAGCACTCTTGCCTTTGCAAACTGGTATTTTCTTGACCCATCCTATATTGCCCGCCCCTATCTCGGCGCGGGAATTAATTATACGGATTACCATACGGTATCCATAAGCCGCCAATTTGATGAGTATCTGATGGACTCTGATATGTCAGTGGCTCCTGGTTCATTCAATATGGGACACTCTTGGGACTGGGCCCTCCAGGGTGGCGTCGACTTCAATTTTGACTTTCGCCAATTTCGCTATCCTTTATTAATTAATCTGGCGGCTCTTTACTACCTGTCAGATACCGATACCACGATAAATTTCCCTACAGAGCTGGGGTCAGACCGCCTATATGCGCACTTCGATTACGATCCCTGGATTATCAATATTGGGATTGGCACTAAGTTTTGA
- a CDS encoding class II aldolase/adducin family protein, with protein sequence MYLETMPSLKGRVSDEEWQLRVDLAAAYRLIAHYGWDDTIFTHLSVRIPGPESHFLINPFGMFFDEITASSLVKIDLQGEKVDESTAMVNPAGFTIHSAIHEAREDAHCVMHTHTTAGVAVSAHAEGLLPISQQSLFPLSSIAYHDYEGIAVREDEKARLVADLGSANYMILRNHGLLTCASTVADTFLAMFILQRACEIQVTALTGNPPLTPVPQNIVDKIVSEGDMVTGNQGGLLVWPGLLRKLDRLDSSFRD encoded by the coding sequence ATGTACCTGGAAACTATGCCTTCTCTGAAGGGGCGGGTCAGCGATGAAGAGTGGCAATTGCGTGTCGATTTAGCGGCGGCTTACCGTTTGATAGCCCACTATGGTTGGGACGATACTATCTTTACCCATCTCTCTGTGCGTATTCCCGGACCGGAATCCCACTTTCTAATTAACCCTTTTGGCATGTTTTTTGATGAAATTACAGCTTCAAGCTTGGTTAAAATCGATTTGCAGGGAGAAAAGGTGGATGAAAGTACGGCGATGGTGAATCCTGCAGGATTTACTATCCACAGTGCTATCCATGAGGCGCGAGAAGATGCCCACTGCGTTATGCACACCCATACTACTGCAGGCGTAGCGGTTTCTGCCCATGCTGAAGGCCTGCTGCCAATTTCTCAGCAATCATTATTTCCCCTGTCGAGTATTGCTTATCACGACTATGAGGGGATTGCTGTGCGTGAGGATGAAAAAGCTCGCTTGGTGGCTGACCTGGGCTCGGCCAACTATATGATCCTTCGCAATCATGGGTTACTGACCTGTGCTTCCACCGTTGCTGATACCTTTCTGGCAATGTTTATATTGCAACGCGCTTGTGAAATTCAGGTTACAGCGCTTACTGGCAATCCACCCCTAACCCCGGTTCCTCAAAATATTGTGGATAAGATCGTTAGCGAGGGAGATATGGTTACCGGTAATCAGGGAGGGCTCTTGGTTTGGCCAGGATTGTTGAGGAAGTTGGATCGCCTTGATTCTAGTTTCCGTGACTAA
- a CDS encoding sodium-dependent bicarbonate transport family permease — protein MQLDVVVGFFILGALAQLVRSDLRLPTGLYQSCVIFLLLAIGLKGGAALSTYSASTLIPQSLAVLAFGTLLPLLAFPLLYWIGKWSRLDAAATAAHYGSVSVATYAVAVALLETKGIDYEAYFPLFVALLEVPAIVVGILLARKSMQNSNKGRLAHELTCNQGVLLLLGGIAIGAWAGERTAAVMPFFGQLFHGVLALFLLEMGRVAAARLADVRGQGAFLLSFGIFMPLLGGAAGGALGALLGLSAGGIFLLAVLGSSASYIAVPAAMSVALPQANASVSITLSLAITFPFNVLVAIPVYLAFVQHWS, from the coding sequence ATGCAGCTGGATGTTGTAGTTGGTTTCTTTATCCTTGGGGCCCTGGCGCAGCTGGTACGTAGTGACTTGCGCCTGCCCACCGGTCTCTACCAAAGCTGTGTGATCTTTCTACTGTTGGCTATAGGCCTCAAGGGTGGTGCGGCGCTCAGTACCTATTCCGCTTCAACCCTGATTCCTCAATCTCTTGCGGTTTTGGCCTTTGGCACACTACTCCCTTTGTTAGCCTTCCCACTTCTCTATTGGATAGGCAAATGGAGTCGGCTGGATGCAGCGGCTACTGCTGCCCACTACGGGTCGGTCAGTGTAGCCACCTATGCTGTGGCGGTGGCCCTGTTGGAGACGAAGGGCATCGATTACGAAGCCTATTTCCCCTTATTCGTGGCTCTACTGGAAGTTCCGGCTATTGTGGTGGGAATTCTCCTGGCTCGGAAGTCGATGCAGAACAGCAATAAGGGGCGCCTGGCCCATGAGTTGACCTGCAATCAGGGGGTTCTTCTCCTGCTTGGCGGGATCGCCATCGGCGCTTGGGCCGGTGAGCGTACTGCAGCAGTCATGCCTTTTTTTGGTCAGTTATTTCACGGTGTGCTGGCTCTTTTTCTGCTGGAAATGGGGAGAGTCGCGGCGGCGCGACTCGCAGATGTGCGCGGGCAGGGTGCGTTCTTGCTGAGTTTTGGTATATTTATGCCCCTGCTAGGCGGTGCGGCCGGGGGTGCCCTGGGAGCATTACTGGGGTTGTCGGCGGGAGGAATTTTCCTGTTGGCGGTACTCGGTAGCAGCGCCTCCTATATCGCGGTACCTGCAGCTATGTCTGTGGCTCTGCCGCAGGCCAATGCCAGCGTGTCCATCACACTGTCCCTGGCGATAACGTTCCCTTTCAATGTCCTGGTGGCGATTCCCGTCTACCTGGCGTTTGTTCAACATTGGAGTTAG
- a CDS encoding GbsR/MarR family transcriptional regulator, with the protein MKLSSQAQAFVLHFGEMGSRWGFNRTVGQMFALLTIHPSPLNAEQLAQALKISRGNVSMGLKELQAWRLIELQHQPGDRKDYFTAAGSIWELARTVFEERRKRELDPTLSLLRQLLLNEPQDEQEVQAQEKIQEVYSLLELLDEFANTLSKLDHDDLLRLMKLGSGIVKLLELKSKMTGGKTSE; encoded by the coding sequence ATGAAACTTTCTAGTCAAGCCCAAGCCTTTGTCTTGCACTTTGGAGAAATGGGTAGCCGGTGGGGCTTCAACCGCACGGTAGGCCAGATGTTTGCCCTGCTGACTATCCACCCCTCCCCGCTCAACGCCGAGCAATTAGCCCAGGCACTGAAGATCAGCCGAGGCAATGTGAGTATGGGCCTCAAGGAACTGCAGGCCTGGCGCCTTATTGAGCTGCAGCACCAGCCCGGTGACCGCAAAGACTATTTCACCGCAGCTGGTTCCATTTGGGAGCTTGCCCGTACCGTATTTGAGGAGCGACGCAAGCGCGAACTGGACCCTACTCTAAGCTTGTTGCGCCAACTTCTCCTCAATGAGCCCCAGGATGAACAAGAGGTTCAAGCACAGGAAAAAATTCAGGAGGTATACAGCCTGCTGGAGTTGCTGGATGAGTTTGCCAACACCCTGAGCAAGCTGGATCACGATGATTTACTCCGGCTAATGAAACTGGGCTCCGGCATCGTCAAGCTGCTCGAACTGAAAAGTAAAATGACAGGGGGGAAAACTTCCGAATAA
- a CDS encoding Crp/Fnr family transcriptional regulator codes for MNNKVSFIDKCPLLAGLPDEAREFLAQKAYCQHFSQGDTIYPSGSHLERLSIIAKGQVRICSSNFAGREATLAILDNGAWFGDTVFCPGTPRVFGARAHSDCVIVDISGELLREKMKQHPEAYPIALEQISRRLWTVMSIIQDDVLRGTEARIARRLFFMAQMHNGGHESSHSSFRLTKELLANTMGMTRQGVHRVLKNIESQGLIECSYGRISVPDLSRLGAYIEKLD; via the coding sequence ATGAATAATAAAGTCAGCTTTATTGATAAATGCCCATTGCTAGCCGGCCTACCTGATGAGGCTCGAGAATTTCTAGCCCAGAAGGCATATTGCCAGCACTTCTCCCAGGGCGACACTATCTATCCCTCAGGTTCCCACCTGGAACGCCTTTCTATTATTGCCAAGGGGCAGGTGCGAATCTGCTCCAGTAATTTTGCTGGGCGCGAGGCAACCCTTGCGATTTTAGATAATGGAGCCTGGTTTGGTGATACCGTTTTTTGCCCAGGAACTCCGCGGGTATTTGGAGCCCGCGCCCATAGTGATTGTGTCATTGTCGATATATCCGGTGAATTGCTGAGGGAAAAAATGAAGCAACACCCCGAAGCTTATCCAATAGCACTGGAACAAATCAGCAGAAGGCTTTGGACAGTGATGTCCATTATCCAGGACGATGTACTACGCGGTACTGAGGCTCGAATTGCTCGGCGCCTATTCTTTATGGCGCAGATGCATAATGGTGGACATGAAAGTAGCCATAGCAGTTTTCGCCTCACCAAAGAGCTGCTCGCCAACACTATGGGTATGACCCGGCAAGGGGTACACCGGGTACTAAAAAATATTGAATCTCAGGGGCTGATAGAATGTTCCTACGGTCGTATCAGCGTGCCAGATCTCTCGCGCCTGGGTGCCTATATTGAGAAGTTAGATTAA
- a CDS encoding autotransporter outer membrane beta-barrel domain-containing protein: MKKINSKTRSTDIFNSQLLISMAALGIIALSPVKATAQCTPDNLGSEGPDQIICDEENDAEEADVDGLGGNDTLELNGGTINSAFGGNGDDAIYIKGAVINDSVYGGDGNDLIVLDERSSDVGDYINGGGIHGGGGDDDIQVLDGLTFHVWGGAGNDQITLDGGFIFNYLDAGEGDDYIHWDEGISNEIRGGPGSDKLVIDSYSFEGDAVLDGGDDLSAEDGDIDTLIFKLDYRVDGNQLINWERVVIWGSSKIIFSGNLNVGGGLDNDNNPLGLHIKWGGQAFIDTEEYRITGNVANDGTIDLVNKKFNTLIIQKDSDNNYGHYIGDNGRLWMDVALSDSTANSDQLKIRGDTSGTTHVTVYNLNGTGARTQDNGIKLISIEGDSTDNAFILSGDYITKDEQPATIGGAYAYTLHQNDLSGNNDGEWYLRSTISNSSHFPEGGMARWQPAAVMYETLPQILRSLNIPTTLRSRVGNRYWVGSSYLDVNSTDYTSSLETAIDRKGIWIRSGARYISTTPSESTTWASWDQTYYQLQIGADLPVDLLVLGTTPIASLALHYGNSKNSVESFFGDGSINAKTYGVSSYLTWYGYQGLYVDAQFKLSWFDFDFDAKDLRTLRNSSEGYGYGLSLEGGWSFKLYDYYSITPQAQLIYTSEEAENFEDTYDVKVGDINNNGLLLRLGATFEKRKSQRKSSRKMYGSLPLERFGYYVTPGLILNLDQETDLVVSGTRLYQKPDTWYADLRMGASYEECGDHCSIYTEVFFSSGLENLGDSFVGGLELGFRYKW, translated from the coding sequence GTGAAAAAAATAAATTCAAAAACCCGATCTACAGACATCTTTAATAGCCAACTACTGATATCAATGGCTGCATTGGGAATCATCGCGCTTTCTCCAGTAAAGGCCACGGCGCAGTGTACACCAGACAATCTGGGCTCCGAAGGGCCGGATCAAATTATCTGCGACGAAGAAAATGACGCAGAAGAGGCCGATGTCGATGGATTAGGTGGTAATGACACCTTGGAGTTAAATGGTGGCACTATCAATAGCGCATTTGGCGGGAATGGTGACGACGCCATTTATATTAAGGGAGCAGTAATCAACGACTCTGTATATGGAGGGGATGGTAACGATCTTATTGTGTTGGATGAGCGCAGTAGTGATGTAGGCGATTACATTAATGGAGGCGGTATTCATGGGGGGGGCGGTGATGATGACATCCAAGTTCTAGACGGCCTCACATTTCATGTTTGGGGTGGCGCGGGTAATGATCAAATCACCCTGGATGGCGGTTTTATTTTCAACTATTTAGATGCCGGTGAAGGAGATGATTATATCCACTGGGATGAAGGCATCAGTAATGAAATACGCGGTGGTCCCGGCTCAGATAAACTAGTCATCGACTCTTATTCCTTTGAAGGAGATGCAGTATTAGATGGCGGCGATGATCTCAGCGCAGAAGACGGAGACATCGATACACTGATATTCAAACTCGATTATCGAGTGGATGGTAACCAGCTTATTAACTGGGAACGAGTCGTTATTTGGGGTAGTTCAAAAATTATTTTTTCTGGGAATTTGAATGTGGGTGGCGGCCTGGATAATGACAATAATCCACTGGGCTTACACATTAAATGGGGTGGCCAGGCATTTATTGATACCGAGGAATATAGAATTACTGGCAACGTGGCTAATGATGGCACTATCGACTTAGTCAATAAGAAATTTAATACTTTAATCATTCAAAAAGATAGTGACAATAATTACGGTCACTATATTGGCGATAACGGACGCTTGTGGATGGATGTGGCACTTAGTGATAGCACTGCTAACAGTGATCAACTAAAGATCCGGGGAGATACAAGTGGCACTACTCACGTAACGGTTTACAACCTCAATGGTACTGGCGCACGCACTCAGGATAACGGTATCAAATTGATATCTATTGAGGGGGACTCCACTGACAATGCCTTTATTTTAAGCGGTGACTATATAACCAAAGATGAGCAACCCGCGACAATTGGTGGAGCATACGCCTATACACTGCACCAGAATGATTTATCGGGAAACAATGATGGAGAATGGTATCTGCGCTCTACGATAAGTAATTCAAGCCATTTCCCCGAAGGCGGTATGGCTCGCTGGCAACCCGCTGCAGTAATGTATGAAACCCTTCCACAAATACTGCGATCCTTGAATATTCCCACCACATTGCGTAGTCGTGTGGGTAACCGCTACTGGGTTGGCAGTAGTTATCTCGACGTCAATAGCACCGATTATACTAGTTCACTGGAAACAGCCATTGATCGCAAGGGGATATGGATACGCAGTGGTGCACGCTATATAAGCACGACACCCAGTGAATCCACCACTTGGGCGAGCTGGGATCAAACATACTATCAGCTCCAAATTGGTGCTGATCTCCCCGTCGACTTGTTGGTTCTCGGCACTACTCCTATTGCCAGTTTGGCACTGCATTATGGCAACTCGAAAAATTCCGTAGAGTCTTTTTTTGGGGACGGCTCCATTAATGCCAAAACATACGGCGTCAGTAGCTACCTAACATGGTATGGCTATCAGGGTCTCTATGTTGATGCTCAATTCAAGCTAAGTTGGTTCGACTTTGACTTTGACGCAAAAGATTTACGCACACTCCGCAACAGCAGTGAAGGCTACGGTTACGGTCTGTCTCTGGAGGGAGGATGGAGCTTCAAGCTCTATGATTACTATTCGATTACCCCCCAGGCACAACTGATTTACACATCTGAGGAGGCTGAAAATTTTGAAGATACCTATGATGTTAAAGTAGGCGATATTAATAACAATGGCCTTTTATTGCGCCTAGGAGCCACTTTTGAAAAACGTAAAAGCCAACGTAAATCCAGTAGAAAAATGTACGGTTCCCTACCTCTGGAGCGCTTTGGATACTATGTCACTCCAGGGCTGATCTTGAATCTTGACCAGGAAACCGACCTGGTTGTTTCTGGAACAAGACTTTATCAGAAACCGGATACCTGGTATGCGGATTTACGTATGGGAGCCAGTTATGAAGAGTGTGGTGACCACTGCTCTATCTACACCGAAGTCTTTTTCAGCAGCGGCCTGGAGAACCTTGGGGATAGCTTTGTTGGAGGACTGGAGCTTGGGTTTCGATATAAATGGTAG
- a CDS encoding bile acid:sodium symporter family protein produces MESGPMISIGLPIALFIIMVGIGMTLTARDFHQVTVKPGGLVVGTLAQIILMPLVAFVLCWALSLPAPIAVGLVIIAACPGGTTSNLFTLLARGNVALSIVLTVSASLITILTLPFFTNFALRQYFGAEQEIVLPFARTVAMLSVIVLLPVVIGMIVRAWNPHLASRAEGIVSIFGALVLLILVVGLVWGMRDRIGELMLLAGPSTILLNLLGILAGLIISHFCGLSPRDGLAVATELGIKNGTIGLMVTLTLMHSSEMSIPSAVYGVLMFPSGMLLAYYGRKKAREAREEGAAEVG; encoded by the coding sequence GTGGAATCAGGGCCTATGATCTCTATCGGTCTGCCGATAGCGCTGTTTATCATTATGGTGGGTATTGGAATGACCTTGACCGCCAGGGATTTCCACCAGGTGACAGTAAAACCTGGTGGGTTGGTGGTCGGTACACTTGCCCAGATCATACTCATGCCACTTGTGGCTTTTGTTCTGTGTTGGGCGCTTAGTTTGCCCGCTCCGATCGCTGTGGGCCTGGTGATTATTGCAGCCTGTCCAGGTGGTACAACTTCGAACCTGTTTACACTGCTCGCTCGCGGCAATGTGGCGCTCTCCATCGTGCTAACAGTTTCCGCAAGCTTAATTACAATTTTAACCCTACCTTTTTTCACTAACTTTGCCTTGCGCCAGTACTTTGGTGCAGAGCAGGAAATCGTCCTACCCTTTGCCAGGACAGTGGCTATGTTATCGGTCATTGTCCTGTTGCCTGTGGTAATCGGTATGATAGTACGGGCCTGGAACCCTCACTTAGCGAGCCGTGCCGAGGGCATTGTGAGTATTTTCGGTGCACTGGTACTGCTTATTTTGGTAGTAGGGTTGGTTTGGGGAATGAGAGATCGGATAGGGGAGCTTATGCTGCTGGCTGGCCCCTCTACAATTCTGCTGAATTTATTGGGGATATTGGCTGGGTTAATCATCAGCCACTTCTGCGGGCTTTCCCCGCGAGATGGATTAGCGGTAGCTACTGAGTTGGGTATTAAGAACGGCACCATTGGCCTTATGGTGACCCTCACTTTAATGCATTCCAGTGAAATGTCGATACCCTCTGCAGTATATGGTGTGCTGATGTTTCCATCTGGGATGTTGCTCGCGTACTACGGCCGCAAGAAGGCACGAGAAGCTAGAGAGGAGGGCGCTGCGGAAGTTGGCTAA
- a CDS encoding LysR family transcriptional regulator, translating to MLASRAHSRIGTVRQLEILLTVYEQRSISGAAKTLHLTQPSVSMQLAKLSSAVGLPLYYAVGKQLQFTEAGQTLVDSAREILKSYEYLELKLARLRGLDTGRLQLAVVTTAKYFIPHLIGEFYEQHPKLDILFRVGNRQQIIDYTGEDEDDFYVFSHPPKNPDLELVEFLPNRLLAIAPEKHPLAGRKKIPLEEFASGPFLRREEGSGTRHAIERFLQERHIDLNIRMTIESNEAIKHAVMSGLGVSILSEHTLAFGGHSGLAILEVESLPIITHWYLARRKSRPLSPAAAEFLEYARNLETVPEESGIAWPLPPNQ from the coding sequence ATGCTAGCCAGCAGAGCCCACTCCCGCATCGGCACCGTCAGGCAGTTGGAGATTTTACTTACGGTATATGAACAACGCAGCATCAGTGGCGCCGCCAAAACCCTGCACCTGACTCAGCCCAGCGTATCCATGCAGCTGGCCAAGCTATCCAGTGCCGTAGGCTTACCCCTTTACTACGCCGTGGGTAAGCAGTTGCAATTCACCGAGGCCGGGCAGACCCTGGTGGACAGTGCCCGAGAAATCCTCAAAAGCTATGAGTATCTGGAGCTAAAGCTAGCCAGACTGCGCGGTCTAGATACGGGGCGCTTACAACTGGCGGTTGTCACTACCGCCAAGTACTTTATTCCCCATTTGATTGGCGAGTTTTACGAACAGCATCCCAAGCTGGATATTCTCTTTCGCGTGGGTAACCGTCAGCAGATCATCGACTACACCGGTGAGGATGAGGATGATTTTTATGTGTTCAGCCACCCTCCCAAGAACCCCGATCTGGAATTGGTGGAATTCCTGCCCAATCGACTGTTGGCTATAGCGCCGGAGAAGCACCCGCTAGCAGGCAGAAAAAAGATTCCCCTTGAGGAGTTTGCCAGCGGTCCCTTTCTGCGACGCGAGGAGGGGTCCGGCACCCGTCACGCCATAGAGCGTTTTCTGCAGGAGAGACATATCGATCTCAATATCCGCATGACCATCGAAAGCAATGAAGCCATAAAGCACGCCGTAATGTCAGGGCTTGGGGTATCTATTCTCTCCGAGCACACCCTCGCATTTGGCGGACATTCAGGGCTCGCCATTTTAGAAGTAGAGTCTCTGCCGATTATTACGCACTGGTATCTAGCCAGGCGTAAATCCAGACCATTATCCCCAGCAGCCGCAGAATTCCTTGAGTATGCCCGCAATCTGGAGACAGTACCGGAAGAGAGCGGTATTGCCTGGCCTTTGCCTCCGAATCAATAG